From a region of the Zingiber officinale cultivar Zhangliang chromosome 10B, Zo_v1.1, whole genome shotgun sequence genome:
- the LOC122029450 gene encoding SCARECROW-LIKE protein 7-like, with amino-acid sequence MAYMCADSGNLMAIAQQVIQQQQQQQQQQQRQQQEQQQQQLGVSVNPFSTNHPPWASHHIHHQHLSDHLPFVVPESGAVFADPFVAEPIPGFSPHGGGRHLDHGPFRLSDFGSTVAAEFDTDEWMESLIGEAPAENSVLISDTWPGAADGAEALFGEGFPSCSAEISLPSSPGDLNRVFFPENSKIAPLPSVQQHHQAARVSTLLSSAAEAPSSDPPEPSKVSGTAAAAPLRDQPPESSASSPPLLTCLLECARLADSDPDLAAKSLIRIRESASEFGDPTERVAFYFAEALYGRLLGAHSHPIPIFDTTPEEFTLCYKVLNDACPYSKFAHLTANQAILEATESAPRIHIVDFGIVQGVQWAALLQALATRPSGKPSKVRISGIPSPALGAAPAESLVATGNRLRDFAALLDLDFEFDPILTPISELASTTFRVDPDESLAVNFMLQLYHLIGESPEPVERVLRVAKSLAPSVMTLGEYEASLNQSGFAERFATALAYYAAMFDSLDPPMGRDSAERARVERLLFGRRILGAVGPGEGKNRRVRMWGKDEWTAVMERCGFEPVALSNYAVSQAKLLLWNYNYSSKYTLLDCNPPFLSLVWGDRPLLTVSSWR; translated from the coding sequence ATGGCGTACATGTGCGCCGACAGCGGAAATCTAATGGCGATCGCGCAGCAGGTGattcagcagcagcagcagcaacaacagcaacagcaGCGCCAACAGCAGGAGCAGCAACAGCAACAGCTGGGCGTCTCCGTCAACCCCTTCTCCACCAACCACCCGCCCTGGGCTTCGCATCACATCCACCACCAACACTTGTCGGATCACTTGCCCTTCGTCGTCCCTGAATCTGGAGCCGTGTTTGCTGATCCATTTGTCGCCGAACCCATCCCTGGATTCTCTCCTCACGGTGGCGGCCGCCATCTCGACCATGGCCCCTTCCGCCTCTCCGACTTCGGATCAACCGTCGCGGCAGAGTTCGACACAGATGAGTGGATGGAAAGCCTCATCGGTGAGGCCCCCGCAGAGAACTCCGTGCTGATTAGCGACACTTGGCCTGGCGCCGCCGACGGAGCAGAAGCCCTCTTCGGGGAGGGGTTTCCCTCTTGCTCCGCTGAGATCAGCCTCCCTTCGTCACCGGGCGACCTCAACCGCGTCTTCTTCCCTGAAAACTCCAAGATCGCTCCCCTTCCTTCGGTCCAGCAACACCACCAGGCCGCTCGTGTCTCTACCCTGCTTTCGTCGGCGGCTGAAGCGCCGTCCTCCGATCCCCCAGAACCAAGCAAGGTATCTGGAACCGCCGCCGCTGCCCCCTTGCGAGATCAGCCTCCGGAGAGCAGCGCTTCCTCGCCGCCGCTCTTGACATGCCTACTCGAGTGCGCGCGGCTCGCCGATTCTGACCCTGATCTTGCTGCTAAGTCTTTGATCCGTATCAGAGAATCTGCCTCCGAGTTTGGTGATCCGACGGAACGCGTCGCGTTTTACTTTGCGGAAGCCCTCTATGGGCGGCTCCTTGGAGCTCATTCACATCCTATTCCCATCTTCGACACTACGCCAGAGGAGTTCACTCTCTGTTACAAGGTCCTCAACGATGCGTGCCCTTACTCCAAATTTGCACACCTTACTGCAAATCAGGCGATTCTAGAAGCGACTGAGTCCGCGCCGCGGATTCACATCGTGGACTTCGGTATAGTTCAGGGCGTACAGTGGGCAGCACTACTCCAGGCCCTCGCCACCCGACCCTCCGGAAAGCCATCAAAGGTCCGTATCTCCGGCATACCCTCGCCGGCGCTTGGCGCAGCGCCCGCAGAGTCGCTCGTCGCTACCGGGAACCGCCTCCGTGACTTTGCGGCGCTACTTGATCTGGATTTCGAGTTCGATCCCATTCTCACCCCGATCTCGGAGCTCGCATCGACCACCTTCCGGGTGGACCCGGACGAGTCGCTGGCAGTCAACTTCATGCTCCAGCTCTACCACCTGATCGGCGAATCGCCCGAGCCAGTCGAGCGCGTTCTCCGGGTTGCcaaatcgctcgcccccagcgtcaTGACGCTGGGCGAGTACGAGGCGAGTCTGAATCAATCCGGCTTCGCGGAGCGCTTCGCCACCGCGCTGGCCTACTATGCGGCGATGTTCGACTCGCTCGACCCGCCGATGGGGCGCGACTCGGCCGAGCGAGCCCGGGTGGAGCGGCTCCTCTTCGGTCGTCGGATCCTGGGGGCCGTGGGGCCCGGCGAGGGGAAGAACCGACGGGTGCGAATGTGGGGGAAGGATGAATGGACAGCCGTGATGGAGCGGTGCGGCTTCGAGCCCGTGGCGCTGAGCAACTACGCTGTGAGCCAAGCGAAGCTTCTCCTCTGGAACTACAACTACAGCTCCAAGTACACCCTATTGGATTGCAACCCGCCCTTCCTTTCCCTGGTGTGGGGTGACCGTCCTCTCCTCACGGTTTCCTCATGGCGTTAG